The following are encoded together in the bacterium genome:
- a CDS encoding ATP-dependent helicase gives MLLNKEQKAAVEYVDGPQVIVAGPGSGKTRVIISKIEYLVSQLSIDPSRILAITFSNKAADEMSDRLAEAFPYRSHEFNVHTFHALCWRIVQEFSAEAGFKPGVQILDQTAAWVLVRRHIEEFGLCHFLPNSDPFKYLFDLLKHISRAKDEWVSVQEYGDYALKQREQYQSKLGSLIPEEAADQLVEVEKREELARFYLLYQERLRSENCTDFGDQIVTALDLLTKHSDVRKQIQSRWDYILVDEFQDTNIAQIELLKL, from the coding sequence ATGTTATTGAATAAAGAACAGAAAGCAGCGGTTGAATACGTTGATGGCCCTCAAGTGATTGTGGCGGGGCCGGGGTCAGGGAAGACACGAGTCATTATCTCTAAGATTGAGTATTTGGTGTCGCAACTTAGTATTGACCCTTCTCGGATTCTAGCGATCACTTTTAGCAACAAAGCTGCCGATGAAATGAGCGACCGACTTGCTGAGGCATTTCCTTATCGTTCCCATGAGTTTAATGTCCATACTTTTCATGCTCTATGCTGGAGAATTGTGCAGGAGTTTTCCGCTGAAGCTGGGTTCAAACCTGGGGTTCAGATACTGGATCAGACGGCAGCCTGGGTGCTTGTGCGCCGTCATATTGAGGAGTTTGGCCTTTGCCATTTCCTCCCTAACTCCGATCCGTTCAAATATCTATTTGACCTGTTAAAGCACATCAGCAGGGCAAAGGATGAGTGGGTTTCAGTCCAAGAATACGGGGATTATGCCCTAAAGCAGAGGGAACAGTATCAAAGCAAACTGGGCTCGCTCATTCCTGAGGAAGCGGCAGATCAACTGGTCGAAGTAGAAAAGCGAGAAGAACTAGCACGGTTCTACCTTCTCTACCAAGAGAGGCTGCGTTCAGAAAACTGCACTGATTTCGGCGATCAGATCGTCACCGCGCTTGATTTACTCACAAAACATTCCGATGTGCGTAAGCAAATCCAATCCAGGTGGGATTACATCCTCGTCGATGAGTTTCAAGATACCAACATTGCCCAGATCGAGCTTCTTAAGCT